The following proteins are encoded in a genomic region of Phycisphaerales bacterium:
- a CDS encoding phage N-6-adenine-methyltransferase, whose amino-acid sequence MARMSVHFSSETDLWATPDHLFAELDAEFGFTLDVCATKANAKCNAYFTKRENGLDQDWSGVCWMNPPYGREIGQWVRKARESAACGATVVCLIPARTDTSWWHADIVHADEIRFVRGRLRFGDASNSAPFPSAIVIFRGKPPRSTNWSRAAFFRRSKRWPA is encoded by the coding sequence ATGGCAAGAATGTCCGTCCACTTCAGTTCTGAGACCGACCTCTGGGCCACTCCGGACCATCTCTTCGCAGAGCTCGACGCGGAGTTTGGCTTCACGCTCGACGTATGCGCGACGAAGGCGAACGCCAAGTGCAACGCGTACTTCACGAAACGTGAGAACGGCCTCGATCAAGACTGGTCCGGCGTGTGTTGGATGAACCCGCCGTATGGTCGCGAGATCGGCCAGTGGGTCCGTAAGGCGCGTGAGAGCGCGGCGTGCGGCGCCACAGTGGTCTGCCTCATCCCAGCACGCACGGATACCTCGTGGTGGCACGCCGACATCGTGCATGCCGACGAGATCAGATTCGTTCGTGGAAGGCTTCGCTTCGGCGACGCGAGCAACTCGGCACCATTCCCCTCAGCGATCGTGATCTTCCGAGGCAAGCCTCCGAGGTCGACCAACTGGTCTCGCGCCGCCTTCTTCCGACGCAGCAAACGGTGGCCCGCATGA
- a CDS encoding helix-turn-helix domain-containing protein — translation MTEARGHLAHLGSTEWLPTEPPRVAPTLMTAQEAVVYLRLDEGDRDMADALKSLEYLVKAGRIRPCRVGRSNRFARAELHRFVIEQTERYRRPSASDVDQEGGSR, via the coding sequence ATGACCGAGGCACGGGGACACCTCGCCCACCTCGGCTCCACCGAATGGCTGCCGACGGAGCCGCCACGTGTTGCGCCGACATTGATGACCGCACAGGAGGCGGTCGTCTACCTCAGGCTCGATGAGGGCGATCGCGACATGGCCGACGCCCTCAAGTCACTTGAGTACCTGGTCAAAGCCGGCCGCATCCGACCCTGTCGCGTGGGCAGAAGCAACCGATTCGCACGTGCCGAGCTGCATCGGTTCGTGATCGAGCAGACCGAGCGATACCGCCGCCCGTCCGCCTCGGACGTGGATCAGGAGGGCGGATCCCGATAG
- a CDS encoding helix-turn-helix domain-containing protein, translated as MPAERSQQNSPAIGDVLRKQRIEVLDLGLRDVARILDVAPAYITDLEKGRRTPSEALLLRIAQVYRIDEAILRAGWQRPDAVVGEIATQDATSAAKVPEFLRTARSLSAEDWDALIAEAKRRADGGEPQGGAR; from the coding sequence GTGCCCGCAGAACGCTCACAGCAGAACTCACCCGCCATCGGCGACGTGCTCCGGAAACAGCGGATCGAAGTCCTCGATTTGGGACTCCGCGATGTCGCCCGGATCCTGGACGTCGCCCCAGCCTACATCACCGATCTCGAGAAGGGCCGAAGGACCCCGTCGGAAGCCCTCTTGCTCCGAATCGCTCAGGTTTACCGCATCGATGAGGCGATCCTCCGCGCGGGCTGGCAGCGACCGGATGCCGTCGTCGGTGAGATCGCAACGCAAGACGCGACGTCTGCGGCCAAGGTCCCCGAGTTCCTCCGCACCGCCAGGAGCCTGTCGGCTGAGGACTGGGATGCGCTCATCGCCGAAGCGAAGCGAAGAGCAGACGGTGGTGAGCCCCAAGGAGGTGCTCGGTGA
- a CDS encoding ImmA/IrrE family metallo-endopeptidase: MSGINVQLEPSPTVRRVEQAARECIEECVEQLGADSVALPVPVERWIEHPLGIQYGISDLSAYGPDVLGATFIESNEILVSETLLKSPARLRFTAAHELGHFRLHGSIRTSFHETATVGPGSPLQIERQADRFAAAFLMPLDHVMPSVTQALNYFDLDPFVCTVILSEDCSESEWLWRHRVLPRLTTAFEVSLAAMVHRLTELRLPDGRPVLPPRFQQRLLRTDATSPDDFTVRGGLPVPRTTRAGTDA, from the coding sequence GTGAGCGGCATCAATGTGCAGCTTGAGCCGAGTCCGACGGTTCGCCGGGTCGAGCAGGCGGCTCGTGAGTGCATCGAAGAGTGCGTCGAACAACTCGGAGCGGACAGCGTTGCTCTTCCGGTCCCGGTAGAGCGTTGGATCGAGCATCCGCTGGGTATCCAGTATGGAATCTCCGACCTCTCGGCGTACGGACCCGACGTGCTCGGCGCGACGTTCATCGAGTCGAATGAGATCCTCGTGAGCGAGACTCTGTTGAAGTCACCGGCTCGTCTCCGGTTCACAGCGGCACACGAACTGGGCCACTTCAGGTTGCACGGCAGCATTCGAACCAGCTTCCACGAGACGGCAACAGTCGGTCCGGGCTCACCGCTGCAGATCGAGCGGCAGGCCGACCGGTTCGCCGCGGCATTCCTGATGCCTCTGGACCATGTGATGCCCTCGGTCACTCAAGCGTTGAACTACTTCGATCTCGACCCCTTTGTCTGCACCGTCATTCTCTCAGAGGATTGCAGCGAGTCCGAATGGCTTTGGCGGCACCGCGTGCTTCCCCGGCTCACGACCGCCTTTGAAGTGTCACTTGCCGCGATGGTGCATCGATTGACCGAGCTCCGCTTGCCCGACGGCCGGCCGGTGCTCCCGCCGCGTTTCCAGCAGCGCCTTTTGCGCACAGACGCCACCTCTCCCGACGACTTCACTGTTCGAGGCGGCCTTCCAGTCCCCAGGACCACCCGAGCGGGCACCGACGCGTAG